The Pseudomonadota bacterium sequence CCCTCACTCTTTACTCATCTCTCATAACTCATCACTATTCACCCCTCACTCACTCTGATTTCCGGTCCAGAACTTTCCGGACCGTCTTTGCCAGCTCCTCTCTTGTAACCGGCTTGACAAGAAAATCGTTGATGCCCAATTTTTTTCTTGCAGACTCGGATGATATTCTCTCACTGTATCCGGTACAGAGAATAATCGGCGTACCGGGGTTTATTTTTCTTATTTCCTGAATCAACGCATCCCCTGACAGGTGAGGCATGGCGAGATCGGTAATAACAAGATCGTAGTCCGGATGGGCCCTGAACTCATCCAAGGCTTTCAGGCTGTCCACCATTGCGGTGACCTTATATCCAAGCTCCTCCATATTCCTTTTGATAAGAGCGGAAATCTCCTTTTCATCATCCACCAGCAGCAACTTTTCATTGCCACCGGGAAGATCACCTTCCTCTTCTTCCTCCATGAAAAACCCCTGGCTGATTACCGGCAGAAAAACATTAAAAACGCTGCCCTTGCCTCTTTCGCTCTCAACCTGAATCATCCCGCTGCAACTCCTGACAATACCATGCACCATCGACAGACCAAGCCCCGTCCCCTTATCCACGTCCTTGGTGGTGAAATACGGTTCGAATATTCTTTCAAGCACCGCTTCATACATTCCGCAACCGGTATCGCTCACCGTAAGTTTTGCATATCTTCCCGGAAACATTCCGGGTTCCCCTGCACAATCATCAGCGCCAAGCTCCACTTCCTGCAATATCATCTGCAGGATCCCGCCTTTTTCTTCCATGGCATGCACGGCATTGGTAGATAAATTCATAATCACCTGATGAATCTGGGTCGGATCGGCAAAAACAGCGCCACAATCAGGATAGATGTCCTGTCTGATTTCAATTGTCGCAGGGATTGAGGCTCGAAGAAGTTTCAAGACTTCCTTGATGATCAGATGCACCATTACCGGACACTTTTCCTGATCCGACTGCCGGCTGAAAGTGAGGATCTGCTTGACAAGTTCCTTGGCCCGCAGCCCTGCCTTGATAACCTGTCCCAGGTCCTGGCGCTTCTGATCACCCGGCGGCAGCTCTCTGATCACTAAATCCGAATAGCCGAGGATCGCGGAAAGAATATTATTAAAATCATGGGCAATGCCGCCCGCCAGAGTGCCGATGGCCTCCATTTTCTGGGCCTGAATCAGTTGATTCTGAAGCCCTGACTTTTCCTTGATTGTTTGTTTATGCTCATCGATTTCCCGTTGCAGATTGAGATAGGCGTTGGAGAGTTCACCGGTTCTTTCCAGGACCTTCTGTTCGAGCTGGTCATGGGCCTGCTGTAATTTTTCATCCATTTTTTTAAGTCGGGAAATACTCTTTTCTGCCTTCATCGAAGCAAAAATTATCCCCAGAAGCAGGCACAGGGATATGGGATACAGGGTATAATTGAATCGTTGGAACTGCCTTTTCAACAAGAGAAGATTTTCAGTGATGTCATAATATACTTCCGCGGCACCTGTAAACTTGCCGCCAAGGATTATCGGCACATAGATCTCCATGACATCGGTGGTTACTTTCTGGCCCTCCAGAGTCATGGAGTCTTTTCTGACAATCTTGGAATAAATCTTCCCCCTGGAAACTATTTCCCGAAAATAAGGCTTTTCATTCACCTCGCCGACATCTTCTTTGTCAGTTGAAAAGACGATGAGCCCTTCCGGGCTGAAAAGCTTGACCTTCATCAGTTCAAAGTCATCCAGCATGATTTCGATCTGATGCTTGAAATCATCAGGGAGGGATTGAGAGTCGATCTGGTCGTTTGCTATATTCAGCATATGCCCGAGATGGACTGCAACCCGTTCCGCATCCGTGGTTATATTTTTCCGCAGGAGTTTTTCAAAGGAAGGATAAAGATAAAACACCGTGTAGGCGCTGAGAGTCAGGACCGCAACAATAGATGCAAAGATGATGCCTTTCAGAAAATCAAACTTGTACACATCAACTCCTTTGTAAAGATCCAGGCTCGGAGACGGAAGACACAGAAAATCTATCCAAAGAGTGATGGCCCTTGAGCTGGCGTGCATTGTGCCATGCATGGACTGCGAGTCTCTCCGCCTGAATACCACATGGTAGCACAAACCATGACAGCTCACCATATCTTATTAATGTCAGGTGTTTTTTCAGGAATGCAGAAAACCCATAACAGGACAGACATCACCTGAAAAGCATGATCCTTCCTGAGATCTGCAGATCAGACATATGCTTGGAAGAGATGCTTGAGTTCTTCAAGGGATTCCTTGACGGCAAAGGGCATGACCTTGGCGTACATGTCCAGAAGAATGATGGCATTGACTGAGGAGTCGGTCTCGATTGCCACCCGCAGCCGGTCGGCAATTGCCAGGTTTACTTCCTGGACATTCTTATACAGCGAGGTCAGCCCTTTAAGATCGAAATCCGGCTCACCACCGTGCTGCTTGATATAATACTGAGCCAGCATATACATGGAGGTGGCGCGATAGATGGTTTCCGCCTCGCTTGCCAGGGGAAGATGAAACCGGGCCATGGGTTTTAAAAAAGCGGTATGCGGACAGCCGCAGGTGGCGATCACCAAACCCATCAGCGAACTGATTGCCTGTTGCGCCGTGGTATCCTGCGAGATGCTTCTTTCCTCGGTGACAACATCCACGTGAATCGGATCATATGATACCAGGGAGCCGAACCCTTCGACAATCCCCACGATATTTGCCGCAAGCGGGCAATACGGTGATTCGGATACTTTAAGCGGACAATGGTGGCATTGCTGGAAATCGAGTTTGGCCCAATCAGGCAGAACATCGGGCATTTTACCCTGCAGTTGGAAATTCTCACCACCGATGGGAAGATCAAATTCCACCTTTGATCCGTCGGCCAGAGTAAAAATATACCAGACAATTACATTTTCCATTCCCACCCTCCGCATTTGTTCATAACCGGAAGCAAACACCGGCAAAAGATCATTATCTTTATTAGCAGTTTACATGATATCTGTCAAATGAACCTTACAGCTGAAAGTATCTTTCATAGCCAAGATGAATTTGCAGTGTTGCAGGTGATATTGTATAAAGGAGCCACTTGATTGAAGCTCCCCGCAGCAGTTAAAATCACTTACTTCACAGGGATTACCTTCCGTGCACAATAATTACATAGAATATCTGAATACGCCGCATCAGGAGAAAATCCGCCTTTTGCAGGAGGAAAACGACAAATGGCTCGCTCTTCCTAAAAAGGGTATCACCCGCTACCTTGAGCCGCTCCGGGAACTTTCCCATATCAGGGCGAAGCACCTTGATGTTTCAGGAGATGTGGTGAAAATCGGCGCAAGAGATGAGTTGACATCTGCTGATCAACAAAAAATACACACAGCGATGCGCAACTTCATGCCGTGGAGAAAGGGGCCCTTTGAAATCTTCGGCCTTGAGATTGATTCCGAATGGCAAAGCCAGCGCAAGTGGAACAGGGTACTGCCCGTCCTTCCGGATCTGGAAGGAAAAATCATTGCCGATATCGGCTGCAATAACGGTTACTACATGTTCCGCATGGCCGCTTTCAAACCGAAGTATGTCATCGGCTTTGAGCCTTATCTGCATTATTATTTCACCTTTAAAACCCTGAACACCTTTGCCGGGCTGGATAACCTCTTTATCGAACGAATGGGCGTTGAACAGATCGGCTTATTTGAAAATTCCTTTGACGTGGTTTTCCTGATGGGAATCCTTTACCACCGCAGCTCACCCGTTGAGACCCTGAAAGATATTTTCACGGCAATGCGCCCCGGCGGCACCCTCATCGTCGAGTCTCAAGGCATACCCGGCAACGACCCCATGGCTATTTTCCCGGAAGAACGCTATGCCAAGGTGCCGGGCACCTATTTCGTGCCTACCGCAGCATGTCTCAAGAACTGGATGACCCGTTCAGGTTTCACCGAGGTTGAAATATTTGATCACCATCCCATGACAAACACCGAGCAGAGACGGACCCAGTGGATGGAGTTTGAATCCTATGACGATTTTATTGATCCAAAAGACCCGACCCGAACCATTGAGGGGTATCCTGCACCGATCCGGGTCTATCTGAAAGGAAAGAAGAGCGGGTGAGATTTCACCCCAGCAGTTCGTTGATGGCCAACCGCATGTCGGCCCATTTAAACGGTTTGTTGAAAATCCGGTTGGCGCCCAGGTTCTGTGCAAGTATGAGATAATCTACTGATTCAAGCCTTCCTCCTCCGGACATGGCGATGATCTTGACCTTCTGTGATTTCTCACGAAGCTCGATAATTGTTTCAATCCCTTCCTTGTCAGGCATAAAAATATCAGTGATAACTAAATCGATTTTCTGCGC is a genomic window containing:
- a CDS encoding response regulator, giving the protein MHGTMHASSRAITLWIDFLCLPSPSLDLYKGVDVYKFDFLKGIIFASIVAVLTLSAYTVFYLYPSFEKLLRKNITTDAERVAVHLGHMLNIANDQIDSQSLPDDFKHQIEIMLDDFELMKVKLFSPEGLIVFSTDKEDVGEVNEKPYFREIVSRGKIYSKIVRKDSMTLEGQKVTTDVMEIYVPIILGGKFTGAAEVYYDITENLLLLKRQFQRFNYTLYPISLCLLLGIIFASMKAEKSISRLKKMDEKLQQAHDQLEQKVLERTGELSNAYLNLQREIDEHKQTIKEKSGLQNQLIQAQKMEAIGTLAGGIAHDFNNILSAILGYSDLVIRELPPGDQKRQDLGQVIKAGLRAKELVKQILTFSRQSDQEKCPVMVHLIIKEVLKLLRASIPATIEIRQDIYPDCGAVFADPTQIHQVIMNLSTNAVHAMEEKGGILQMILQEVELGADDCAGEPGMFPGRYAKLTVSDTGCGMYEAVLERIFEPYFTTKDVDKGTGLGLSMVHGIVRSCSGMIQVESERGKGSVFNVFLPVISQGFFMEEEEEGDLPGGNEKLLLVDDEKEISALIKRNMEELGYKVTAMVDSLKALDEFRAHPDYDLVITDLAMPHLSGDALIQEIRKINPGTPIILCTGYSERISSESARKKLGINDFLVKPVTREELAKTVRKVLDRKSE
- the cmoB gene encoding tRNA 5-methoxyuridine(34)/uridine 5-oxyacetic acid(34) synthase CmoB, with the protein product MHNNYIEYLNTPHQEKIRLLQEENDKWLALPKKGITRYLEPLRELSHIRAKHLDVSGDVVKIGARDELTSADQQKIHTAMRNFMPWRKGPFEIFGLEIDSEWQSQRKWNRVLPVLPDLEGKIIADIGCNNGYYMFRMAAFKPKYVIGFEPYLHYYFTFKTLNTFAGLDNLFIERMGVEQIGLFENSFDVVFLMGILYHRSSPVETLKDIFTAMRPGGTLIVESQGIPGNDPMAIFPEERYAKVPGTYFVPTAACLKNWMTRSGFTEVEIFDHHPMTNTEQRRTQWMEFESYDDFIDPKDPTRTIEGYPAPIRVYLKGKKSG
- a CDS encoding response regulator; its protein translation is MAQILIIEDDPQLRDVLRQHMEYDGHHVFDAANGAHGLDTYNAQKIDLVITDIFMPDKEGIETIIELREKSQKVKIIAMSGGGRLESVDYLILAQNLGANRIFNKPFKWADMRLAINELLG